One region of Astyanax mexicanus isolate ESR-SI-001 chromosome 15, AstMex3_surface, whole genome shotgun sequence genomic DNA includes:
- the c15h10orf88 gene encoding ATPase PAAT, protein MSVSKGAVVCGISSWVCSSSSQISDIITTVPEPQQPQQQHQGGDQQDVEDELGPAAQWEPVCLERAEEGSPCVITLLCKPDSGAVISSIVVVSEARTVEVYSLSGDYCGTCRGEEDHRWNNDGSEEKRPFYRSQVVLESPVASCEVKMLSLGGRSNVAVAQLGVGLRFLQATHCPLSTSPGIDLQRVQAMMEQMGTTLSPGAQNLMEMVQIQQKNKADVLGGFLPLLMGGGALACLAKGLPFAQESKAVGETDSQGAEAPADGNPGHGTHPPSSFSNQSGVPDAVSALLAAQAGQQSPVSSDLLPVLQSVCGQVTQLRLDAVNSPEKRRNGDREDHMCCGGLEKAMEKVVEKRMEELEKRLKEHMDQRLDALQQKLELTLKQALTHMPNPE, encoded by the exons ATGAGTGTGAGTAAAGGAGCTGTAGTGTGTGGAATCTCCTCGTGGGTCTGCTCCTCCAGCTCTCAGATCTCAGACATCATCACCACTGTACCAGAACCTCAGCAACCCCAACAGCAGCACCAGGGGGGAGATCAGCAGGATGTAGAGGATGAGCTCGGCCCTGCTGCACA GTGGGAACCTGTGTGTTTGGAGCGTGCTGAGGAGGGGTCACCGTGTGTCATCACGCTGCTGTGTAAGCCTGATTCGGGGGCTGTTATCAGCAGTATTGTGGTGGTGAGTGAGGCGCGCACCGTGGAGGTGTACTCTCTCTCTGGAGATTACTGCGGTACCTGTCGGGGGGAGGAGGACCACCGATGGAACAATGACGG CTCTGAGGAAAAAAGGCCTTTCTACAGGAGTCAGGTGGTGCTGGAAAGTCCTGTTGCATCCTGCGAAGTAAAG ATGCTTTCTTTGGGTGGGCGCTCAAATGTAGCTGTGGCCCAACTGGGCGTGGGGTTGCGGTTTCTCCAGGCCACTCACTGTCCGCTGAGCACAAGCCCAGGCATCGACCTTCAGCGCGTCCAAGCCATGATGGAACAGATGGGCACCACCCTCTCACCAGGAGCACAGAACCTGATGGAAATGGTGCAGATCCAGCAAAAG AATAAAGCTGATGTCCTTGGTGGATTCCTGCCTCTTCTTATGGGTGGAGGTGCACTGGCCTGTCTGGCCAAGGGCTTGCCATTCGCCCAAGAGTCCAAAGCTGTGGGAGAAACGGACTCTCAGGGGGCAGAAGCACCGGCAGATGGAAACCCAGGACATGGAACCCATCCTCCTTCCTCCTTCAGCAACCAGAGCGGTGTTCCAGACGCTGTGTCAGCCCTGCTAGCTGCTCAGGCCGGCCAGCAGAGCCCAGTTAGCTCTGACCTCCTTCCTGTGCTGCAGAGCGTGTGTGGTCAGGTCACTCAGCTCCGTCTGGACGCGGTAAACTCGCCGGAGAAGAGGAGGAACGGAGACCG GGAGGACCACATGTGCTGTGGAGGTCTAGAAAAAGCTATGGAGAAGGTTGTGGAGAAACGCATGGAGGAGCTGGAAAAGAGACTGAAGGAGCACATGGACCAGCGGCTGGACGCCCTTCAGCAGAAACTAGAGCTCACGCTTAAGCAGGCCCTCACACACATGCCCAACCCTGAATAA